One Oryza glaberrima chromosome 10, OglaRS2, whole genome shotgun sequence DNA segment encodes these proteins:
- the LOC127752455 gene encoding uncharacterized protein LOC127752455 produces MFKSARWRGGGGGGGKAKAVFKLQFHATQVPEVGWEAMMVVVTPRDAGRPTARTESAQVADGACQWPAPVYEATKLPSSGKDKIYQFLVYDTGSTKAALLGEATLNLAEYADAFKPWIVTLPLSGSPGAQLHVTIQRVVGGGGGGGGGCGDDASENGGDVSPVVARTPPRKTLQSQLSRCEDEEAEKARAAAAAADAMSPMQDGLVINKPPGMRFSARRNMRGPVDHLHNSNSFDAISVSGSDGSSGRFTPKNNASMHSTFLQEGTNTLSPLRNTLTSSGDWSGSSAPDASTDGSTSNSGEAGLREAEDDVEKLRSEIATLTRKLDVSDMELQTLRKQIVKESRRGQDLSKEVGSLRDERDALRRECEALRGMKKTIHDANGSGKRLSSGEDPWSQIEELKQELGHEKNLNGDLHLQLQKMQESNSELLLAVKDLDEMLEQKNKEISLLHEETLEDPQEAEYELALSNVHNAGHKIDISETSSVQEKEDELMLDALAKTTDGVATSELQNKIVELSNEIELYKKDREDLEMQMEQLALDYEILKQENHDISSRLEQTQLREQLRMQYECSAHLSIISDLEANVESLENELQEQSKRLEADIQEVTRAKVEQEQRAIKAEESLRKARWNNATTAERLQEEFKMLSSQVSSAFSANEQLLMQARKEAAELQLQKGQLEELLQKAQEDLGSIQEQHRVKVQQLLTLVDFKSKETDRLVMELKSKSDEFQNQKRCNEAKLSVLSEEIDQLKAKIENLSNERDNLFKENEQKDKELAANCQKDMFLQDRDAEIALLNNELASIKDQVQTYLEEINTLKSSKNAKEEMIEKLQSEIRSLKFEYDNLKILMSTNDSEKHNLASQVLKLRRALESREDVKQNGVKSDEDNHHATSKRIKHDDGTTGSCNVLPSTNRHNANGDCNGHDRRDAAHDQSVKELEILKERNTALEEELKELHGRYSEISLKFAEVEGERQQLVMTVRALKNSLR; encoded by the exons ATGTTCAAgtcggcgcggtggcgcggcggcggcgggggcggggggaaGGCGAAGGCGGTGTTCAAGCTGCAGTTCCACGCCACGCAG GTGCCGGAGGTGGGATGGGAGgcgatgatggtggtggtgacgcCGCGGGACGcggggcggccgacggcgaggacggaGAGCGCGCAGGTCGCCGACGGCGCGTGCCAGTGGCCCGCCCCGGTCTACGAGGCCACCAAGCTCCCTTCCTCCGGCAAGGACAAGATCTACCAGTTCCTCGTCTACGACACG GGCTCGACCAAGGCGGCGCTGCTCGGGGAGGCGACGCTGAACCTGGCCGAGTACGCCGACGCGTTCAAGCCGTGGATCGTCACGCTGCCGCTCAGCGGCAGCCCCGGCGCGCAGCTGCAC GTGACCATCCAGCgggtggtgggtggtggcggcggcggcggcggtgggtgcggTGACGACGCCAG TGAGAACGGCGGCGACGTGTcgccggtggtggcgaggaCGCCGCCGAGGAAGACGCTGCAGAGCCAGCTGAGCCGGtgcgaggacgaggaggcggagaaggcgagggcggcggcggcggcggcggatgcgatGAGCCCTATGCAA GACGGATTGGTGATAAACAAACCTCCTGGGATGAGGTTTTCAGCGAGAAGAAACATGCGTGGGCCTGTCGATCACCTTCACAATTCCAACAGCTTTGATGCCATTTCGGTGTCGGGTTCAGATGGGAGCTCAGGGAGATTTACCCCCAAAAACAATGCAAGTATGCACAGCACATTTCTTCAGGAGGGCACCAATACCCTCTCACCCCTGAGGAACACATTGACCAGCTCCGGTGACTGGTCGGGAAGCTCAGCTCCCGATGCTAGCACTGACGGGTCAACCAGCAACTCCGGTGAGGCGGGGTTGAGGGAGGCAGAGGATGATGTGGAGAAGCTAAGAAGTGAGATAGCCACTTTGACGCGGAAATTGGATGTCTCCGATATGGAGTTGCAAACACTGAGAAAGCAAATTGTGAAGGAGAGTCGACGAGGGCAAGATCTTTCCAAGGAAGTGGGTAGCTTGAGGGATGAGAGGGATGCTCTCAGAAGAGAATGTGAAGCACTCAGAGGGATGAAAAAGACTATCCATGATGCAAACGGATCTGGTAAAAGACTATCAAGCGGGGAAGACCCGTGGTCGCAGATTGAAGAGCTAAAGCAAGAACTGGGCCATGAGAAGAATCTAAATGGAGATCTGCATTTACAATTGCAGAAAATGCAGGAATCCAACTCTGAGCTACTTCTGGCTGTGAAGGATCTTGATGAGATGCTGGAGCAGAAGAACAAGGAGATATCACTTTTGCATGAAGAAACACTGGAGGATCCCCAGGAGGCTGAATATGAGCTAGCATTGTCAAATGTGCATAATGCTGGACACAAAATAGACATATCTGAAACAAGTTCAGTTCAAGAGAAAGAAGATGAGCTGATGCTGGATGCATTGGCAAAGACAACCGATGGCGTCGCTACCTCTGaacttcaaaataaaattgttgaGCTGAGCAATGAAATCGAGTTGTATAAGAAGGACCGTGAAGACCTCGAGATGCAAATGGAGCAACTTGCACTTGACTATGAGATCCTGAAGCAAGAGAATCATGACATCTCTTCTAGGCTGGAGCAAACACAGTTGAGGGAGCAGCTAAGGATGCAGTACGAGTGTTCAGCACATTTGTCTATAATAAGCGATCTTGAAGCCAATGTTGAGAGCCTGGAGAATGAACTCCAGGAACAATCCAAAAGATTAGAGGCTGACATACAAGAGGTAACGCGTGCAAAGGTTGAACAAGAGCAAAGGGCCATAAAGGCCGAGGAGTCCCTGAGGAAAGCAAGATGGAACAATGCCACTACTGCTGAACGACTCCAGGAGGAATTCAAGATGTTGTCTTCACAAGTTTCCTCTGCTTTCAGCGCAAATGAACAGTTGCTTATGCAAGCTAGAAAAGAGGCTGCAGAGCTACAGTTACAGAAGGGCCAGTTGGAAGAATTACTACAGAAGGCACAAGAAGATCTTGGATCAATCCAAGAACAACACCGAGTGAAGGTTCAACAGTTACTGACCTTAGTGGATTTCAAGTCAAAGGAGACAGACAGGCTGGTAATGGAGCTTAAAAGCAAGAGTGATGAGTTCCAGAATCAGAAGAGATGCAACGAAGCAAAGTTAAGTGTTCTCTCAGAAGAAATAGATCAACTCAAAGCTAAGATTGAGAATCTGTCAAATGAACGAGACAATCTCTTCAAAGAGAATGAGCAGAAGGACAAGGAATTAGCTGCAAATTGTCAAAAGGATATGTTCTTGCAGGATAGAGATGCTGAGATAGCTTTGCTCAACAATGAACTTGCTTCAATCAAGGACCAAGTGCAGACATATTTAGAGGAGATAAACActttaaaaagttcaaagaaTGCAAAGGAGGAGATGATCGAGAAGCTGCAATCAGAGATTAGATCGTTGAAATTCGAGTATGACAACCTGAAAATTTTGATGTCCACTAACGACTCTGAGAAACACAACCTTGCTTCCCAAGTGCTGAAGCTTCGGAGAGCCCTTGAAAGCAGGGAGGATGTGAAACAAAATGGTGTCAAATCAGATGAG GACAACCACCATGCTACTTCTAAGCGCATCAAGCATGACGACGGCACCACCGGGAGCTGTAACGTGCTGCCAAGCACCAACAGACACAATGCAAATGGTGACTGCAATGGGCATGACAGGAG GGATGCAGCTCATGATCAGTCGGTAAAGGAGCTGGAAATCCTGAAGGAGAGGAACACTGCACTGGAGGAAGAGCTCAAAGAACTGCACGGGCGGTACTCGGAGATAAGCCTGAAATTCGCGGAAGTCGAAGGCGAGAGGCAGCAGCTGGTGATGACGGTGCGCGCCCTGAAGAACTCCCTGAGGTGA
- the LOC127786074 gene encoding probable ascorbate-specific transmembrane electron transporter 1, whose amino-acid sequence MAVAAPAKAAHALAAAAAGMVLLWCVHFRGGLALSSPTNKGLIFNVHPVLMLIGFIILGSEAIMGYKIWPWGHDTNKMVHLLLHAIALLLGSVGIYAAFKFHNESGIANLYSLHSWVGLGTICLYGVQWIFGFVTFFFPGASPSLRRAALPWHVRSGLLVYILALLAAELGFLEKLTFLEAGGLGRYSSEALLVNFTAVLVILLGSAVVMYVTAPMHNEHSHGYSAVRKP is encoded by the exons atggccgtggcggcgccggcgaaggcggcgcacgcgctggcggccgccgcggcggggatgGTGCTCCTGTGGTGCGTGCACTTTCGCGGCGGCCTCGCGCTCAGCTCCCCCACCAACAAGGGCCTCATCTTCAAC GTTCATCCTGTGCTTATGCTGATCGGGTTCATCATTCTAGGAAGTGAAG CCATAATGGGCTACAAAATATGGCCATGGGGCCATGACACAAATAAGATGGTCCATTTGCTTCTTCATGCTATTGCACTTTTGCTGGGTTCAGTTGGAATATATGCTGCCTTCAAGTTTCACAATGAAAGTGGAATTGCTAACCTCTACAGCTTGCACTCCTGGGTTGGACTTGGAACTATCTGTTTATATGGTGTACAG TGGATATTTGGCTTCgtcaccttcttcttccccgGCGCTTCGCCGTCGCTCCGACGCGCCGCGCTCCCATGGCACGTCCGCTCGGGCCTTCTCGTCTACATATTAGCGTTGCTCGCGGCGGAGCTGGGGTTCCTGGAGAAGCTCACCTTCCTTGAGGCCGGAGGGCTCGGCAGGTACAGCTCGGAGGCCCTGCTTGTGAACTTCACCGCCGTGCTCGTCATACTGCTGGGCTCAGCCGTCGTGATGTATGTTACTGCTCCGATGCACAATGAACATTCTCATGGGTATTCAGCAGTGCGCAAGCCATGA